From a region of the Gossypium raimondii isolate GPD5lz chromosome 10, ASM2569854v1, whole genome shotgun sequence genome:
- the LOC105775560 gene encoding uncharacterized protein LOC105775560, with translation MPNYVNFMKDILSNKERLSEYKTIVLTKEYSVFLQNKLPSKLKDPGSFTMPSNIGESYCGKALCDLGATINLMPKYIFKLLGIGEVRPTTMTLELANRSLAYLEGKIEDLFVRVDKFTFPADFIVLDCKADKEVPIILGRPFLATGRTLIDMQKGELTFKTIM, from the coding sequence atgcccAATTATGTCAATTTCATGAAGGACATTCTTTCCAATAAGGAGAGACTTAGTGAGTATAAGACTATCGTCTTAACAAAAGAGTATAGTGTATTCCTACAGAATAAGCTACCTTCCAAATTGAAGGACCCTGGAAGTTTTACCATGCCTAGTAATATTGGagaatcttactgtggtaaagctttgtgcgACTTAGGAGCAaccatcaacttgatgcccaaatatattttcaagcTGTTGGGAATAGGTGAAGTGAGACCCACAACTATGACACTCGAATTGGCGAATCGATCCTTAGCATACCTCGAAGGAAAGATTGAAGATCTTTTTGTAAGAGTAGATAAGTTTACTTTTCCTGCTGACTTTATTGTGTTAGATTGTAAAGCAGATAAGGAagtgccaatcatcctaggaCGACCTTTCCTAGCCACAGGAAGAACATTAATAGATATGCAAAAAGGTGAACTCACCTTCAAGACGATCATGTAA